The genomic interval CATGTAGCGTGACATCTTGTATAATCTCTTTCTTCTTGTGCACATCTCCTTTGGGCAAAGGCACATACTCTTCTGCCTCCAAATCAAATTCTGTCGCAAATGTGTCACAACGCCCTTGCCTCTGTGAATCAATTGCACAGAATGACCAAAGTTGTGTAAGATCATGTGAGTGccatacatttaaaaactaaCATTATATAATAACAGAAGATTTGccttttcaaataaaataataaatacataaataaatacataaataaaaagccacaaagagattataataatacataacCATCTTTCGCCCATTTCAGCTTTCCCTTAGTCAAAATCAGGTCACCTCCTTTTAAGGAGGCAAATTTGGAAAGTTAGTACTGTTTAAAGTGAGAAGCCCATTCTTGGAAACTCATGGAAATATGCCAATGTGTATGGAAAGCATGAGAGGGCTGTCAACAGCAAGAAATAGTCTTGTCTTTAATCCTTTGCCAGATATCCACCTCACCTGCACTGACTAAAGAATACATCAACACACCAAACCCGTGACGGTGCAAAAGATCAATAGTTTGTGTCCTTACCTTCACTGCCCCACTGTTGGCTTCAATGTAGATGACATCACCAACCTCCACCTTCTCCTTCTGCAGACTCTCATAGATACTGGGGTCAAGCTATGtcagagaaaaacacaaacctcCATTTTTCCAActttcacaaataaaaaaaattaaagtttattttgtttgtttgtttttaccttCAGCTGCTTCGTACCCTTCCCTGTCTTCAGGCCAATAATGACATGACTAACAGTTTTTCCATAGCCGCCCATTGGATTCTCTGTCTCACATGGAGTCAACTCAGTCACTTCACCTTCATACACCTCTTTAGTCTCCTTAATACGCAGACCTACACACACAATGCATTGATAAAAAATTGTAAGTAACCTTAGATAAAACAATAGATAAACACTGataaaatagagaaagagaggctaCATCTACCTGAAATAATATCACAGAACATTTACAAGAGGACAGAAATATAggagtaaaaataaaattgtataatAGCAAAAGAGCCCATCACCaaacatttacttttttttttttttagagtaaAAATTCAACATTGGTTTGATAAATGATCTACACATCTGCTGACAATCTTAAAGCAATTGCCGACCAATACCAAGACAATTCAGATAAAAATCATAGTCATAACATTTGTAATTGCATCAACAGCCAACCAATGTTAAAGCAATGTTAACCTTATGAAACACCCTGTGTTGATAACACTCTGCATTATACAGTAGCCACTTACACGTTGCCTGTTAATATCagttgactgtgtgtgtgtgcgcacatgtGTATGCCACATGCCAAAGCAAAGGGCGAATGATGGGGCATGCTGACAGCAGTATAATGGACCCTTTCTGTTCTCAAAATATCTCTCTCCTTTGAGAGCTGAATTTCGTACAGACTTATTTCTtactctttttctttatttctgacAGGATACATCAACAGAAaatcacagagatatataatcaAATATCATTCATCAGTTTGCATGCCAACGATTCATCACCAATTAATAAAGACATTTATTATAGGGTTCTATGCCTACAGGGCCTAGAACCCAAATTAGTTGGTTTTGAGTAGTTTTATCTTATCCAGTcatatgagtgaatgtgggaaCTCACCAATAGCTCTTCTGAAGTTCTCCATCAGTACCTCTGTCTTCTTGATCTCTGAGGAGTACACTTCACTGCCCACCATAGGACAGAATGGCACCTTGTTACCCAGCTCTTGTGCCATGGCTAATGCTAGAGCTGTCTGTTAGGCATAAACAGATAATTAATACACAATCACTAAATCCCACTCAACAGCAGCCCATAATTTACTACAACATTTAGGCAAAATATTGCACATTGCTGTACACAAGCAAACACCGTTAGGCTAGATACCTTTCCAGTTCCAGGGGGTCCTGCTAATAAAACAGCTCTGCCAGCCATCTTTTTGGAACGAATCAACTCAACAATAATGCCACATGCctaaaaaaaagagcaaaaaacatttttaggaATACTTATTTAGATAAAGTAGCTTACCAATTATCATTAACTACCTACAAACACTTGAAACTACACTCTTTAAAGAGTAAAGGTTTAAAAGCAAAtgttactattaaataaaatgtattgctAAAAGTGATATTAAGCAATAAGTTAAAACCAAATTTAAGCAATAACTAAATATGTAGCCCATGTCAACAATAACTTCGAGAAGACATGAATGATGCACAGAGAAACTTcctgtcattttatttacaaaaacatgGGTCTCGGTGTCTGCCAAAAAATTATAACAATTTGTGAGTCAGATATATTTGTCGGTAACATATTTCACCACTTTAAGTCTACTAATTGTGTGTAAAATACTACCAGCGCCGTTCTCATTACAGGTTACAGactgctgtgattggctgagagacgcGTCAATCATAGCTTAGCAAACGGTCCGAGTGATGGGTTACACTATGCAACGATTCACATAAACCAACTCTGAAAAACCTCATTTACAGAAGAGCTGTGTAAAAAAATTAATGGACGTCCGCTTTTAAATAACATGTTACTCATATCGTTGCAGTGTTTTAACTGGACTTCATCCAATACGTTCAAAACAAAAGTACAAAATGTAAGGGTGATGTATGGACCCATGAGGCATTGCTCGCTAGCTTTAGATACAGAAGGCTTAATTACATTTCTCGTGGTCATGAATGTGCTCTATAATTCGTTAATTTGTCGGACTGGTTAAAGAGAGCTGCTATTAATGGTCTCGTCAGTTTATTTAGCTTTAGTTTAGTTACCTCTCTGGCGGTCTCTTGGCCCACCAGGCCGGACGCGCTCTGTTTAGCATTGCCCGCTTCGTCTAATCCGAGGCCTTTCACATGACTGTGAGAGGCAATGCGCTGCGTCTTCGTGGTGCTTTTCACCTCCTCAATCTTCATGGCGCtcttttatagtttttttttaaaaaaaactcaagTATCTCCCTTCTGCTTCACGAAGATCCGTTTACTTTCGCCGTTGAAATCGGCGCGACTCCAAACACGGGGACCGCGTTTCCATGCGGGTTACCTAGGAGACTCAGGGAAGTTACGCCTACACCGAACCGCTCTAGTGGCTCAATCCCAAACGGCTTTACTGTCTAGAGAGTGCAATTCTTCAGACAAGACACTGTAATTTTACCTCCAAGTAATGCACGGTATTGTTAGACAGTGAGTCTTATAGCTCGATATAACGGGTCAAATTCGTCATATAGTgcactgtgtggatgtagagCCGTTATTTCATagcctacatagtgcactaggGAGGGAACAAGGAGCCATTTATGATACAGCATTGGCTGTAGGTGCTCGTTCATTGGAAAACACGGGTGTCTGTCAGACGTTCACGTCTTTCTTACACGCCTCTGTTCCGCTTGTGTACGAGTTTGAGGAACCGTACAGAAACAGGCGAATATATTTCACTCGATATTAACTTAAGTGAGGCAAAATAGTCTTTCACAACCAACTAAAAATACGCTTTTTCTATTCATTGATACGATAATAATTAGCGTAGCTTTAGCATAACTTCACATTGGATTATTTTCTGTATCTGAAAAACCTTGTCATCCCTCAGGTATGTGCCAAAAATTTACTTATTCGATTTATGTTTAACGGgttttctattattattttggtgCATGGTTTAGGGGATTTAATCCCATATTAAACTTGTCCTTAGAATCTAATTTAGCAGGTGGCAACAATTTTGACATCTCAGGAAGTGCCTATGTCAGATCGTGTCCTTTAGAGTAGATCAGACTTTGCTGAGGAGGTTTTTTTGCATAAAcaagtgctggtcataaaattagaatatcatggaaaaagttgatttatttcagtaattccattcaaaaggtatatatctgtatattatactcattcattacacacagactgatatatttcaagtgtttatttcttttaatttgatgattatagctgacagctaatgaaaaccccaaatttcCTAAATAATATTCTAATTGTCTGAGATActaaattcagtatctcagacaattagaatattacttaagaccaatacaaaaaatgtaggattttcattagttgtcagttataatcatcaaattaaaagaaataaacacttgaaatatatcagtctgtgtgtaatgaatgagtataatatacaagtttcacgttttgaatgtaattactgaaaaaaaaaatttcatgatattctaattttatgaccagcacttCTAAGTGAAGTTTTCTACAAAACATTAAATTAGCTGTTACAGCTGAAAGTGCAGCGCCAGTATTAGATCAAAGTccatgtgttctctctctctctctctctctctctctctctctctctctctctctctctctctcagtgctctGTAAAACACACGCATGGCGGATTCCAGCACTGCTGTTGGGAACAATGGCTCCAAGACCCTTAATTTTAATGTGGGAGTCCTGGGTCATGTTGACAGCGGGAAGACTTCCCTGTCTAGGGCTCTGAGCAGCACCGCATCTACCGCCGCTTTCGACAAGAACCCGCaatccagagagagagggatcaCCCTGGACCTGGGCTTCAGTGCCTTTACTGTGCCTTTACCAGAGCACCTCAGAGACAGTTGCGGGGAGAAGACGTACAACAGCCTGCAATTCACTCTGGTGGACTGTCCGGGACATGCCTCTCTCATCCGCACCATCATCGGTGGtaagtctgtgtgtatgtgtgtgttgtgtttatttctgcTTTAGTGTGTCTATAGGAATTTACTGGTAGTAGGGCTTAATATTAAGAGAAAAATTAAATTAACTCTTGTGCTTTGTTTGCCCCCCTccccctgttctttaatgatcaggactaccacacagcaggtatgatttgtgtggtggatcattctaagTGACACAGACATGTTGGTGGTTCTACTATAGAgtattgtgctggtatgagttgATAAGTTTTAAAATCTCTCAGTGTCAGTAATGGactgagaataaaataaaaaatatccagccaacagcatccctTGGGTtgcgtcctgtgtccaccgatgaaggactagaggacgaccaacacaaactttgCAGCAGGagatgaactactgtctctgactttaagGTGGACAGACGAAGTAGCTGTGTCTAactgagtggacagtgaatggacactgtttaaaaactccagcagcactgctgtgcctgatccacttttaccagtgcaacacacattaacacaccataGCCACTGCAAAGACCACACTGTGGTGGTCTTTGAGGCATTATACAAGGTCCCCAAGGCCCCCCCCAGTTTAATAAAACTTATATTTGCATGTGCATTGAGGCGCTCTTATTCCATCCATCTAACAAGATTTGAAATATTGGTCCAATCTAAGCATTGGTCTGATGACAATAGGTTTGTTTCTGAACAATTACCTACAGATATCTGCAGATGTGATTCCAATGTCATTATTCATCTCACATATCTGTGAAGAAaaggagagcacagactagttgtggaaatatactgtaaatatgttttatgtAGGTGGAGAACAGGGCAGGTGAATGGGGTGCTGTGTTGTGTTAATGCGGTTGTTGGTGATGTATAatataaagttcacatggaactggtggcacagAATATGCATTAACAGTGACAGtagggctaggtacagccttagtcactcGGGcagccagtgtggatttatggttaaGAGGGCTGTAAGGTTGTTTGGAGGAGgatgggatgccagacttcactgttgagccttccgTAGATGTCATGAACTTAACTCAGTGAGTCAATGATGAGGGGTGGTGCTTACCTGATGAGCCCTGTGAAATGCTAACAAAGCAGTGGCTGAGTTGGGCATGCATGGGCTGGGCCCAATGAGTAACCTTACGTGTTAGGTGTAGCTGGtcgctgatcggatcataaactgCCACAGCAGCACTCTTGGGTTGGTGAAGAATTTAAATGCTCAATGATAGATTATAACAGGGATGTTGTGGTTTAAGGTAGGAAGAGGGTGGGGTGAATGTTTTTTCCTAATCAGGCTGTGTTTCTTAGCTACTTCAACGTGTTCACTCTCTTGGTTCAGTGTAAGATTCTGCACTTCCATTTATGATCAGAAGGTGGAAGTACTGCCTACAAGAAGCATTtgctgtaagatttttttttttaagaatactgAGGATATCAGCAGTGTTTATTTTAGGACTTTGTTGGAAATTTTGATCtaactatttaaaacactgttgACTGCTTGCAGTCAGAAACATGCAAGTCACACAGCAGGGTATGTGTACAAGTCTACATAAAATCAGTGATAATTACTTCTAAAATTAGACTTTTCTACTGTAGTTCCTCCGCATAGATCagaccattaaacagaggtCTTTAAGACTACTAGGCATTTTTCAAAAGCAAACCAGATGGAAACATTCTACAATGGTGTTAATAAGTTTTGCTAAACTGTTGTagctaaataaaaatataatttattcaaagtatAAAATAAGATGCAATATGTGAAATTTTATTTAGAAGTATGTagattagtgtttttttttaaacacacaataaaatattagataatCACAATGTTTTACACTGATTGTTTTTGTGAACAGCAGTATTAATGTTTAGATGTTTAATCACACAGCCCTGTGTCCAGGTTCACACAGATTAACCTGGTTTCTGAGATCTTGTGGTTGCAGAGGGGAAAGAGGGTGTGCTCAAAGGGAAGCAGTATTTTCTGAGGTCTTCCACAACTAGTACAGTATATATTTGGAGAAAGAAAGCAATGGAAATAGGGGGAAGAGAAAGGAGAAGGTTAAGACCACTTACAAGGATGTAGCATGTGTTTGGGATGTGCACATGGTTAATTATTTTAAGGTTCCCAATAAACGTCCTGCCTTGTCCCCTGGGGAACACACTTAAATCTAGTGCCATAAAAAAAAGGGAAGAAAAATTTAAGAGTGCTCTTGTACATGAATATGATGCTTTATATTAAATTTTTtcttgattctttttttttgtgcatgggTGAAAGATTTAACCCCACTTGGGATCTGTGACCAGAACCAAATTTAGCAagtggaaatattttttttttttgcatctcaAGAAGTGCATCAGACAGACggcataaattaatataaatcaaACCTCTCTAAGGAGGTACTTGttacagtttttttgtttgcataTATTTCTAAGTTAAACTGCACTTGAGAAGGGGGGTCTGCAGTTTTCTTTAACTTTGCTTTTGAAAACCATTGAAAGTGCAGTGTCAGTGTTTGATCAAAGGAATTGAATCTCAGGAACAGATTCATATTTTAATATCCAGTGTGGTTTCTCTGTGCGTGTTTTTAGGTGCTCAGATCATTGATCTGATGCTGTTAGTAGTGGATGTGGTGAAGGGTATGCAAACTCAGACGGCAGAGTGTCTCCTGATTGGTCAGCTCACCTGCTCCCGCATGATTGTAATCCTCAATAAAACTGACCTGCTCCCTAGAGACAAGAAACAGAGTGTTATCGATAAGATGACAAAGAGGATGCATAAAACTTTGGAGAACACAAGGTGAGCATGCAGTCCTACAATTCTTTGCAAGTTATAATCGTTTATtaaatttccagtcaaaactgTTATTAAACATAAGGCATTGATATTTCAGCAGATTTTTCCAAGGATAAACCACTTGCATCACACAAGGGAATAGGAAGACAAAAGAAAATAaccaaagaaacatttaaaacaatacaCTTTTACTTAAGATATAAACAATCCAcaggtgtttttgtgtgttattcCAAGGATGTTAAGACATCAAGCGGTCAAtaagaaacagaagaaaatattcaaataaatcaaatgttgaataaataataaaagttttagtttgtttttctgaCAGAATATTGTGATTTAATTGTTAAATGTTACACAtaaaaatttcatttttaaatattttcatgctcatgtacatttttttttccattttgttaGGTTTAAAGGTTGCCCTGTCATTGCTGTGGCAGCAAAGCCAGGGGGACCAGATGCTCCAGACACAGAGGAAGCTCAGGGAATTACTGAGCTTATAGAGGTACATTTGTTTTGGTATAACCAGTCTGCATTTTTCTTGTAAGCATCCAATTAAACCCCACTTTACTCAGGGTTACTCAGATTTTTATAACTTTTTCCTATCTATTGTGGTCtatttatgaatgtgttttgcttgctgtgggtgtgtgtttagttgCTAAAAGCTCAGGCTTTCCTGCCTCATCGGGATCCCTCTGGGTCTCTACTCATGGCTGTAGACCACTGTTTCTCCATCCGTGGCCAAGGAACAGTCATTACAGGCACCATTCTGCAGGGGTCGCTGCGTGTCAATGACACCTTAGAGATACCTGCACTTAAGGTACACATGCACTCCAAAACCTTACACATGAAAGCACTTTGCTAgataatacattattattattattattattttcaccattttaattatgtaatatttgcagtaattattatttatcCCTTACATTGTGGAAATTAATAAGATTTTTTCTAACCATTTACCCATATTTTTCATCACTAACGTAATAGTTATATTTGctgacattttacattttaagtgCTGGTGGTGGCAGATAGTTAgaaatttttttaatgttctgtCAGATCACACAAAATACTAAGAAATACAGTGCAGGAAACCAAACATGCAATAACACCACTGTAGTGATTTAAGGGGTACAGGGATTTTTTGGGCtttgtgtgagtatgtattatttatgttcGTTGTTATAAAACTGAATGTCAACTGAAATTTGCGTTTATCCACTTTTTTCTAAATAGCTATATATTCCAGTTTGCATATTtagttaaataataaatgacaaaacaaaatgacacaAAAACAAATGGCATAACATTTGCAGTACATTATTAAGCCTTCTCTGCTGTGATTTGTAGGTAACCCGGAAGGTGAAGTCCGTGCAGATGTTCCATAAGCCAGTCCCTAGTGCAATGCAGGGGGACCGGGTCGGTGTTTGTGTGACTCAGTTTGACCCAAAACTTCTGGAGCGAGGTGTGGTGTGTACACCCGGCTCACTACCAACTCTTCATGCTGCCATTATTTCTGTCTGGAAGATTGATTACTACAAAGGTGCACTGAGCAGTCGTTCCAAATTCCACATTACTGTTGGACATGAAACAGTCATGGCTCGAGTATCATTTTTCAGCAGAGCCCCCGGTTGTTCCCCACCTGGAGCCTCAGACGAAAGATTATCAGAACAGAGCTCTGACTCTTTTTCATTTGACTGGGAGTTTCAGCACCAGGAGGAATTCATGAGTGGTCAGGGAGAAGCTGAAAGTCAGGAGCCACAGCAGTGGGCCCTATTGGAGTTTGAGCGTCCAGTCACATGTCCTCAACGCTGTTTGGTGATTGGCTCACGACTGGACACTGatatacacacaaatacttGTAGGCTTTCATTTCATGGAAAGCTGCTGGAGGGCTTTGAGGACAAAAACTTCATAGAGACTGCACTACCGAGGCTAAAGATCAGTAAAGACAAGCATAAGGAAGGAGCAGTGGAACGGGtaacaaacataaacacttaTTGCTACTATGGCTATGGCAGTAGCTCACTACCATACACACTTTCAAGTATTACATACTGCAACCTGATCCAGCTTACATGATTATTCTGCCAGATTGTTTTGATTCAAAATGCTTAATGAAAAAATGAAGATTTACAATAATAGTGTTAAGAAGAAATGGTCACAATGTCTACAATGTAAATATAGGCATTTAATGTACTATCCAAAATAAACCTACACTATAGTTGTCttatttatgaaaaaataaatactctgccagtttgttttttttaatatggttTAAACAAAATCTGAAAAGAATTATAAAACATGACATTGATGTGAGCATTGTACGTGTCACCATTTTGTGTAGTAGCCTTCTGTAAGCTAACTTTTAGGAGCATACCTTCAGTGGGGTATGTCACCATTGCTATTTGTTTACAGCTACATTgctgaaattttgaaaaattggTCAAATTTGAATTTGAGAGGAATGGCTCAGTGAAGAACAGTTTTCTGCTCATCTCCAAAGTGTGCCTGTTCTGCACTGGAGTTTTTACAGCTCACGCAGATGGAACCTCACAGCTAAATCTGCATTGTACAAACAGCATGCCTAAATCACattctttaaaatgtgttgaggTGTTTAGTAATTTCAATCGTGTCTGTGCTTTCTGACAGTACAAAACCAAATTGTCAAATTATTTAGgtgtaattttatttgaaaatagtgaaaaataaatgtcaaagcCAAATTTGTCTACTCCTAATGTAATATATCCATGGTTAGACTAAAGTTCACATGTTTTCATGCATACATTGTCTCAGATTCTACCAGCTGATTAACTACTCCTCTTCTTTCCTAAGGTGACAGATGACTACACTGTGATTGGCAAAAATCTGTTTAAGAAAGAGACCAACCTTCAGCTGTTTGTGGGGTTGAAGGTCACGCTTTCTTCAGGAGAAACTGGAATCATTGAAGGGGGCTTTGGACAGAGTGGAAAATTCAAAATTAGAATACCAGGTACACAACATACTAACAAAATACTGTGCTGGAACAAGTGTCCATTTATAGCTATAATAATGTACTTCATATTTTATCAGTACATGCAaaatacttctctctctctcactcttaatCTTAATCTTCCCAGATGGATTGAAAGCAGAAACAAAGCAACTGCTTTCTTCCTccaagaaaaaaggaaaaggtgGGGCCAAAACAGAGCCAAACAAAGAGGAAGAAGCCAAGACGGACTCTCAGCCCATCATCGTTCACTTGAATTTCAAAAGATATATTTTTGACCCCCATAAAAAGATGGTGCAATCCTGACTCTGATAACACTAATTGTACTGGAAGAGACCACTTGAGAGGGGCATGTAGGAGAGCTGGAATGAGTTCTGACTGGTCAGAGGAGATAATGAATATGTATATGTGAGGGTGTCAGGAGTTCTCTGTGGGAGATTGCATTCTATCATTTTGAAATC from Hoplias malabaricus isolate fHopMal1 chromosome 3, fHopMal1.hap1, whole genome shotgun sequence carries:
- the eefsec gene encoding selenocysteine-specific elongation factor, which gives rise to MADSSTAVGNNGSKTLNFNVGVLGHVDSGKTSLSRALSSTASTAAFDKNPQSRERGITLDLGFSAFTVPLPEHLRDSCGEKTYNSLQFTLVDCPGHASLIRTIIGGAQIIDLMLLVVDVVKGMQTQTAECLLIGQLTCSRMIVILNKTDLLPRDKKQSVIDKMTKRMHKTLENTRFKGCPVIAVAAKPGGPDAPDTEEAQGITELIELLKAQAFLPHRDPSGSLLMAVDHCFSIRGQGTVITGTILQGSLRVNDTLEIPALKVTRKVKSVQMFHKPVPSAMQGDRVGVCVTQFDPKLLERGVVCTPGSLPTLHAAIISVWKIDYYKGALSSRSKFHITVGHETVMARVSFFSRAPGCSPPGASDERLSEQSSDSFSFDWEFQHQEEFMSGQGEAESQEPQQWALLEFERPVTCPQRCLVIGSRLDTDIHTNTCRLSFHGKLLEGFEDKNFIETALPRLKISKDKHKEGAVERVTDDYTVIGKNLFKKETNLQLFVGLKVTLSSGETGIIEGGFGQSGKFKIRIPDGLKAETKQLLSSSKKKGKGGAKTEPNKEEEAKTDSQPIIVHLNFKRYIFDPHKKMVQS
- the ruvbl1 gene encoding ruvB-like 1, whose protein sequence is MKIEEVKSTTKTQRIASHSHVKGLGLDEAGNAKQSASGLVGQETAREACGIIVELIRSKKMAGRAVLLAGPPGTGKTALALAMAQELGNKVPFCPMVGSEVYSSEIKKTEVLMENFRRAIGLRIKETKEVYEGEVTELTPCETENPMGGYGKTVSHVIIGLKTGKGTKQLKLDPSIYESLQKEKVEVGDVIYIEANSGAVKRQGRCDTFATEFDLEAEEYVPLPKGDVHKKKEIIQDVTLHDLDVANARPQGGQDILSMMGQLMKPKKTEITDKLRGEINKVVNRYIDQGVAELVPGVLFIDEVHMLDIECFTYLHRALESSIAPIVVFASNRGNCLIRGTEDISSPHGIPLDLLDRVMIIRTMLYTPQEMKQIIKIRAQIESINISEEALSHLGEIGTKTTLRYAVQLLTPASLLARVQGKEGVEREQVEEINELFYDAKSSAKILQDQHTKFMK